A single genomic interval of Nitratidesulfovibrio sp. SRB-5 harbors:
- a CDS encoding ATP-binding protein, with protein sequence MSRQDHEARQSGQAEQAGQAPSPDAASAAGPNHPANPERLPPDRQGDPIPLFEHSVAPMLLVDPENGTIVDANPSACRFYGHPRERMAGMPIAAINTLDEDQLAVHMDEAFHRERTAFRFRHRAASGLEREVEVHSGPVWLNGRVLLHSVVHDVSFLHDSAQRVERVQRLNDLRAALIHSGAPEEKLRLLAREILAIFGAGSCRIWLARQGDRCAQCPHAGAPCPTAPRTPPVCLHMVVEEPALSSCQSAAAEQAQPDPRIIRIPFRHGPVGRAASASTRRPVLHATPEADAPLSCDCGMFTAYAIRIGQGISGGVLGVHLPALDPITDMQLEGLAHTTAHLLQAARTAEATRRALRGLDNRIRKRTAQLRRANQLLRHEVAERRRAELALRRSRDLLEHGERAGQLGSYWRDLETGRGQWSDNLFRMFDFPVAAEAPSFARFFECIHPDDRMRIAEQCHHAMAHHIDTIIEYRYRSPSGQYRHARQLVTFDIPPRTGHKSPVMVHGMVQDITEQRQRDELLRLQRDLLLALGITTTVEDCLGLCLRTALRAESVDAGAAWLRVDLPDLPDRPDLPDRPDRPEDPAGHGARGGDARHEWRLVAAQGFNPAVLDRVRCLPSGTPATRLMEAGRPVPETPPEQESCCMLTGDVELDALAAASSVCCAHLLPILHEGRAVACLLTGTRGPGPMRKAARHHVEAVAAQGGSAFARIMQQQSLRESEANLRALLNAPRLSAFLLDPAGRVLACNATGAGRLGTTPDAMLGRALGNYVPHDLRDRRTNVLSSVVATATPATFRDARSIHIFEHTLYPITDETGRVHRVAWLAEDVAHEVALERQLRQAQKMEAVGTLAGGIAHDFNNILGVIMSNIEMLRDTGLTGRAATRADRILRAALRARDVVRQLLAFGRPADEPYATLDLCRTVADALHMVKPSIPASVTLRTLLPVAPLPVHGDITQIHQVLLNLCTNAVHAMPDGGVLDVSLAALVLGGDEVLRGYPELSPGRYACLSVADSGQGMTAAQLERVFEPFFTTKPQGMGSGLGLSMVHGIVRQHGGTVRAHSQPEQGACFDVLLPLADMLAAAEAGAAPAATAPEHVPDTPQERPLHVLVVDDEHDFRQSVAEMLHALGHRSTGTSDASDALQLLAAGRYDVALLDLRMPGGSGTELARAIRARGFALPLVLCTGNECDIPPEELAETGLTLIGKPFTGEELSKHLHVSFKKA encoded by the coding sequence ATGTCTCGTCAGGATCATGAAGCCCGCCAGTCTGGACAGGCAGAGCAGGCCGGGCAGGCGCCTTCGCCCGACGCGGCTTCCGCCGCGGGGCCGAACCATCCGGCCAATCCCGAAAGACTGCCCCCCGACCGGCAGGGCGACCCCATTCCTCTCTTCGAGCACAGCGTGGCCCCCATGCTGCTGGTGGACCCGGAAAACGGCACCATCGTGGACGCCAATCCCTCCGCCTGCCGCTTCTATGGCCACCCGCGCGAACGCATGGCGGGCATGCCCATAGCCGCCATCAACACTCTGGACGAAGACCAACTGGCCGTGCACATGGACGAGGCCTTCCACCGCGAACGCACGGCCTTCCGGTTCCGGCACCGGGCAGCCTCGGGCCTGGAGCGCGAGGTGGAAGTGCACAGCGGTCCGGTGTGGCTGAATGGCCGGGTTCTGCTGCATTCGGTGGTGCATGACGTGTCGTTCCTGCACGATTCCGCGCAGCGCGTGGAACGGGTGCAGCGGCTCAACGACCTGCGCGCCGCGCTCATCCACAGCGGAGCGCCGGAGGAAAAGCTGCGCCTGCTGGCACGGGAAATCCTGGCCATCTTCGGTGCCGGGTCCTGCCGCATCTGGCTGGCCCGGCAAGGTGACCGCTGCGCCCAATGCCCTCACGCCGGGGCTCCATGCCCCACGGCGCCGCGCACCCCACCGGTCTGCCTGCACATGGTGGTGGAGGAACCGGCCTTGTCCTCCTGCCAGTCCGCCGCGGCGGAACAGGCCCAGCCCGACCCGCGCATCATCCGCATTCCCTTCCGGCATGGCCCGGTGGGCCGCGCCGCCTCGGCCAGCACGCGGCGCCCGGTGCTGCACGCAACGCCGGAAGCCGACGCCCCCCTGTCCTGCGATTGCGGCATGTTCACCGCCTACGCCATCCGCATCGGCCAGGGCATTTCCGGCGGGGTGCTGGGCGTGCACCTGCCCGCCCTGGACCCCATCACCGACATGCAACTGGAAGGGCTTGCCCATACCACCGCGCACCTGTTGCAGGCGGCCCGCACCGCCGAGGCCACGCGCAGGGCCCTGCGCGGCCTGGACAACCGCATCCGCAAGCGCACCGCCCAGCTGCGCCGCGCCAACCAGTTGCTGCGGCACGAAGTGGCCGAACGCCGCCGGGCCGAACTGGCCCTGCGCCGCAGCCGCGACTTGCTGGAACACGGCGAACGAGCCGGCCAGCTGGGCAGCTATTGGCGCGACCTGGAAACCGGCAGAGGGCAATGGTCGGACAACCTGTTCCGGATGTTCGATTTTCCCGTGGCAGCGGAAGCGCCTTCGTTCGCGCGGTTCTTCGAGTGCATCCATCCCGACGACAGGATGCGGATAGCCGAACAGTGCCACCACGCCATGGCACATCATATCGATACCATCATTGAATACCGCTACCGGAGCCCCTCGGGGCAGTATCGCCACGCCCGGCAGCTGGTAACCTTCGATATTCCGCCCCGTACCGGACACAAGTCCCCCGTAATGGTGCACGGCATGGTTCAGGACATCACCGAGCAACGCCAGCGCGATGAACTGCTGCGCCTGCAACGCGACCTGCTGCTGGCGCTTGGCATTACCACCACGGTGGAGGACTGCCTGGGGTTGTGCCTGCGCACCGCCCTGCGCGCCGAAAGCGTGGACGCGGGCGCGGCATGGCTGCGGGTGGATCTGCCCGACCTTCCCGACCGGCCCGACCTTCCCGACCGGCCCGACCGGCCCGAAGACCCCGCCGGGCACGGCGCACGCGGTGGTGACGCGCGACACGAATGGCGGCTGGTGGCGGCGCAGGGGTTCAATCCGGCGGTACTGGACAGGGTGCGCTGCCTGCCTTCGGGCACCCCGGCCACGCGCCTGATGGAGGCGGGCCGCCCCGTGCCCGAGACGCCGCCCGAACAGGAATCATGCTGCATGCTTACCGGTGACGTGGAGTTGGACGCGCTGGCCGCCGCCTCGTCCGTCTGCTGCGCCCACCTCCTGCCCATTCTGCACGAGGGCCGGGCCGTTGCCTGCCTGCTGACGGGCACGCGCGGCCCCGGCCCCATGCGCAAGGCCGCCCGCCACCATGTGGAGGCCGTGGCCGCCCAGGGCGGCAGCGCCTTTGCCCGGATCATGCAACAGCAGTCGCTGCGCGAGAGCGAGGCCAACCTGCGCGCCCTGCTCAACGCGCCGCGCCTCAGCGCCTTCCTGCTCGACCCTGCGGGCCGGGTGCTGGCCTGCAACGCCACCGGCGCCGGTCGCCTGGGCACCACTCCGGACGCCATGCTGGGGCGGGCGCTGGGGAATTACGTTCCCCATGACCTGCGCGACAGGCGGACCAATGTGCTGTCCAGCGTGGTGGCAACGGCAACCCCGGCCACGTTCCGGGATGCGCGAAGCATCCACATATTCGAACACACCCTGTACCCCATCACCGACGAAACGGGCCGCGTGCACCGGGTGGCCTGGCTGGCCGAGGACGTGGCCCACGAAGTAGCGCTGGAGCGGCAACTGCGCCAGGCCCAGAAGATGGAGGCCGTGGGCACCCTTGCCGGGGGTATCGCCCACGATTTCAACAACATCCTTGGCGTGATCATGAGCAACATCGAAATGCTGCGCGACACGGGGCTTACCGGCAGGGCCGCCACCCGCGCCGACCGCATCCTGCGCGCCGCATTGCGGGCGCGCGACGTGGTGCGCCAGTTGCTGGCCTTCGGTCGCCCGGCGGACGAACCCTACGCCACCCTGGACCTGTGCCGCACCGTGGCCGACGCCCTGCACATGGTCAAACCGTCCATCCCGGCCAGCGTCACCCTGCGCACCCTGCTGCCCGTCGCCCCGCTGCCGGTGCATGGCGACATCACCCAGATACACCAGGTGCTGCTGAACCTGTGCACCAACGCCGTGCATGCCATGCCCGACGGCGGCGTGCTGGACGTTTCGCTGGCAGCGCTGGTCCTTGGCGGCGACGAGGTGCTGCGCGGCTACCCGGAGCTGTCGCCCGGACGGTACGCATGCCTTTCGGTGGCCGATTCCGGTCAGGGCATGACCGCCGCCCAACTGGAGCGGGTATTCGAGCCGTTCTTCACCACCAAGCCGCAGGGCATGGGATCAGGCCTTGGGCTCAGCATGGTGCACGGCATCGTCCGCCAACATGGCGGCACGGTGCGCGCCCATTCCCAGCCGGAGCAGGGGGCGTGCTTCGACGTGCTGCTGCCCCTTGCAGACATGCTGGCGGCTGCGGAAGCAGGTGCCGCCCCCGCAGCCACCGCTCCGGAACACGTGCCCGACACGCCGCAGGAGCGTCCGCTGCATGTGCTGGTGGTGGACGACGAGCACGACTTCCGCCAGTCCGTGGCGGAAATGCTGCATGCCCTCGGCCACCGGTCCACCGGCACCAGCGATGCGAGCGACGCCTTGCAACTGCTGGCGGCAGGCCGCTACGACGTGGCCCTGCTGGATCTGCGCATGCCCGGCGGTTCCGGCACGGAGCTGGCCCGCGCCATCCGGGCGCGCGGTTTTGCACTGCCGCTGGTGCTGTGCACCGGCAACGAATGCGACATCCCTCCGGAAGAACTGGCGGAGACGGGCCTGACCCTGATAGGAAAACCGTTCACTGGCGAAGAATTATCGAAGCACTTGCATGTTTCGTTCAAAAAGGCGTAA
- a CDS encoding response regulator — translation MSGMHQARLIDILLVEDDPGDVRLTREALKGNRVSNRLFVVEDGEEAMAFLRREGQYADAPRPDLVLLDLNLPRKNGREVLEEIKKSPELRTIPVVVLTTSRQERDILHAYDLNANCYITKPVGWEQFLEVVGQIEHFWMGIVTLPVKGD, via the coding sequence ATGAGTGGCATGCATCAGGCAAGACTCATCGACATCCTGCTGGTGGAGGACGATCCCGGCGACGTGCGCCTGACGCGCGAGGCGCTGAAAGGCAACCGCGTGTCCAACCGGCTGTTCGTGGTCGAGGACGGCGAGGAAGCCATGGCCTTTCTGCGGCGCGAAGGCCAGTACGCCGACGCGCCCCGCCCCGACCTTGTGCTGCTGGACCTGAACCTGCCGCGCAAGAACGGGCGCGAGGTGTTGGAAGAAATCAAGAAATCTCCGGAGCTGCGCACCATTCCTGTGGTGGTGCTGACCACCTCGCGGCAGGAGCGCGACATCCTGCACGCCTACGACCTCAACGCCAACTGCTACATAACCAAACCCGTGGGCTGGGAGCAGTTTCTGGAGGTGGTGGGGCAGATCGAGCATTTCTGGATGGGCATCGTGACGTTGCCGGTGAAGGGGGACTGA
- a CDS encoding phage regulatory CII family protein — protein MSEKWITRMVQGAVLSSRSQAREVARTIGKPYPTLMRELNPFDLGAKLGVETFFQILRTTRDVTPLEQIAQELGYRLAPVDGGEEDPGHGAHPGR, from the coding sequence ATGTCCGAGAAGTGGATCACCAGAATGGTGCAGGGGGCGGTGCTCAGCAGCAGGAGCCAGGCGCGCGAAGTGGCACGCACCATCGGCAAGCCCTATCCCACCCTGATGCGCGAACTGAACCCGTTCGACCTTGGGGCAAAGCTGGGCGTGGAAACGTTTTTCCAGATACTGCGCACCACCCGCGACGTGACGCCGCTGGAGCAGATAGCGCAGGAACTGGGGTACCGGCTGGCTCCGGTGGATGGCGGCGAGGAGGACCCCGGCCACGGGGCGCACCCCGGGCGGTAG
- a CDS encoding ATP-binding protein has protein sequence MAVRLALRALAAVPVLLLLLLPQGLDCLGRGSGRAAHAPWGAAWAAEDSWRHDGAQTQPDPGSSPATKPTGSMRNGNGLPSDAPELHIGLLTTYPPLSYMVEGVPAGFARDLAEAVAQAAGRRVVFLADDSGVALRSDLAEGKVDVLALVAETPERQTQLEFSEPGLEVAERIYVRRDSGVHPRGVADLSGLLVAVVESHASHQYLRNMPGQRLLPVPTPLDAVMAVAWGRADALVAPEPVVEHIIRRLPTDAPLEPSGQPLRTLRFSFGAAKGNTPLVAVLNEALVKVRASGEYDKLYSRWFGGNVLSRYTDRELLLAGAAFALLTVFLGASVVLLSRTVRLRRDVEAGTVATREARASMLREAISRQRAEQEAERFFALSLDPVAIVTQQGALRRVNPAWVRLFGFLPEEVTGHPFLDFVHPDDMHASRPLLVGGMNGLAGVAATPVENRFRCKDGVYRWLAWASVVLPEEGLVYLSGRDVTQRKEAELHLERQAEELRRSNAELEQFAYIASHDLQEPLRKIASFLDLLAKRYVGRLDSDADEFIGFAVDAARRMKDMIEDLLAYSRVSTQGRDFEDTDMEKVVDTVLSDLGLLFEEAGATVERGPLPMIRADRVQMEQLLRNLLGNAVKYRSEAPPSISIGAERATGDGHPGGAWVFHVRDNGIGMKPEHFERIFRVFQRLHGPGRYPGTGIGLAVCKKIVERHGGTIDVESAPGKGSTFRFMMPDRHGGQVGQQMP, from the coding sequence ATGGCGGTGCGGTTGGCGTTGCGCGCGCTGGCCGCCGTGCCTGTGCTGCTGTTGCTGCTGCTGCCTCAGGGCCTCGACTGCCTGGGGCGAGGGTCCGGCAGGGCGGCGCATGCCCCGTGGGGGGCAGCATGGGCGGCAGAGGACAGCTGGCGGCATGACGGCGCGCAAACGCAGCCCGATCCGGGGTCAAGCCCCGCCACCAAGCCGACAGGGTCCATGAGGAACGGCAACGGGCTGCCGTCCGACGCCCCGGAACTGCACATCGGCCTGCTGACCACCTATCCGCCGCTCAGCTACATGGTGGAGGGGGTGCCAGCGGGCTTCGCGCGCGATCTGGCCGAGGCCGTGGCCCAGGCGGCTGGCCGCAGGGTGGTGTTCCTGGCCGACGACAGCGGCGTGGCCCTGCGGAGCGACCTGGCCGAGGGCAAGGTGGACGTGCTGGCCCTGGTGGCGGAAACGCCGGAGCGTCAGACGCAGCTGGAATTCAGCGAACCCGGCCTGGAAGTGGCGGAGCGCATCTACGTGCGGCGCGACAGCGGCGTCCACCCGCGCGGCGTGGCCGATCTTTCCGGGCTGCTGGTGGCCGTGGTGGAGAGCCATGCCAGCCACCAGTACCTGCGGAACATGCCCGGCCAGCGGCTGCTGCCGGTGCCCACCCCGCTGGATGCCGTGATGGCCGTGGCCTGGGGGCGGGCCGACGCCCTGGTGGCGCCCGAACCGGTGGTGGAGCACATCATTCGCCGCCTGCCCACGGACGCCCCCCTGGAACCTTCCGGCCAGCCGTTGCGCACGTTGCGGTTTTCGTTCGGCGCGGCCAAGGGCAACACCCCCCTTGTGGCCGTACTGAACGAGGCCCTCGTCAAGGTGCGCGCTTCCGGCGAATACGACAAGCTGTACAGCCGCTGGTTCGGCGGCAACGTGCTGTCGCGCTATACCGACCGCGAACTGCTGCTGGCCGGTGCGGCCTTTGCGTTGCTGACCGTGTTCCTGGGGGCCTCGGTGGTGCTGCTGTCGCGCACGGTGCGCCTGCGCCGCGACGTGGAGGCGGGCACCGTGGCCACGCGCGAGGCGCGGGCATCCATGCTGCGCGAGGCCATCAGCAGGCAGCGGGCCGAGCAGGAGGCGGAGCGCTTCTTCGCCCTGTCGCTGGACCCGGTGGCCATCGTCACCCAGCAGGGTGCGCTGCGTCGGGTGAACCCGGCATGGGTGCGGCTGTTCGGCTTTTTGCCGGAAGAAGTGACCGGGCACCCGTTTCTGGATTTCGTGCACCCGGACGACATGCATGCCAGCCGCCCGTTGCTGGTGGGCGGCATGAACGGTCTCGCGGGGGTGGCGGCCACCCCGGTGGAAAATCGCTTCCGCTGCAAGGACGGGGTGTACCGCTGGCTTGCCTGGGCCTCGGTGGTCTTGCCCGAGGAAGGTCTGGTCTACCTGTCCGGGCGCGACGTGACCCAGCGCAAGGAGGCGGAACTGCACCTTGAGCGCCAGGCCGAGGAGTTGCGCCGCTCCAACGCGGAACTGGAGCAGTTCGCCTACATCGCCTCGCACGACCTGCAGGAGCCGCTGCGCAAGATCGCAAGCTTTCTCGACCTGCTGGCCAAGCGCTACGTGGGACGGCTGGACAGCGATGCCGACGAGTTCATCGGCTTTGCCGTGGACGCCGCCCGCCGCATGAAGGACATGATCGAGGACCTGCTGGCCTATTCGCGGGTCAGCACGCAGGGGCGGGATTTCGAGGACACGGACATGGAAAAGGTGGTGGACACCGTGCTTTCGGATCTTGGCCTGCTGTTCGAGGAAGCCGGGGCCACGGTGGAACGGGGCCCGCTGCCCATGATCCGGGCCGACCGGGTGCAGATGGAGCAGTTGCTGCGCAACCTGCTGGGCAACGCGGTGAAGTACCGGTCGGAGGCGCCCCCGAGCATTTCCATCGGGGCGGAGCGGGCCACGGGCGACGGGCACCCCGGCGGGGCGTGGGTATTTCATGTGCGCGACAACGGCATCGGCATGAAGCCGGAGCATTTCGAACGCATCTTCCGGGTGTTCCAGCGGCTGCACGGGCCGGGGCGCTATCCGGGCACCGGCATTGGCCTTGCGGTGTGCAAGAAGATCGTGGAGCGGCACGGCGGCACCATCGACGTGGAATCGGCACCGGGCAAGGGCAGCACCTTCCGCTTCATGATGCCAGACAGGCACGGCGGGCAGGTCGGGCAGCAGATGCCGTAG
- a CDS encoding PAS domain S-box protein, giving the protein MDQGQVRILLFEDDSGDARLFRLLLAGSGLRHAIERAETLAEGLALLGGGAFDVALLDLSLPDSQGWDTLGSLVSYAPELPVIVLTGLSSPTFAEEAVARGAQDYLRKGEVAEGLIVRTIRYAIDRKRAEGALRQHRQRLETIISANPDGMLVVDADALVRFANPAALAMLGRGLPDLPGLLGQPSPVPVRDDELDLCGDGDNPCLVEVRTAPVTWDDAPATLVSLRDITAQRQAERALREAELRYRTIFEHSLDGISVYEHRDDGSAPRLVDCNRGYERMAGRTRDDLRDMDDVRRLQVYLGGRKSPEPFRDDGGLRGPQSAVYSWLRPDGRENWIESVSVPVRDGDRVLVFGIGRDVSRRRKQEEALQQSEARFRAVFEHAPLGVFITDHDGSYVKTNRLFNVLHGFAAAELPLGHFSELVYGHEAGDVRALFAELHRGERNGFFLETRHLRRDGTVFPVRLAVAAIRGRKADLQYAVGMLEDISERRAAEAELQGYRARLENMVLERTRDLEQALGTAESHREKIDLILRSVSEGLLVTDPDHRVLLTNPAAEDILGLAAPGDLVAEAVADLIEDVPLRKRLVQCLDDTMGGAPCQFGFSRPTEAGGVHHYTASTSEVRDAGGGRTGVVTVLHDVTSERELDRMKSEFLTTAAHELRTPLTTILGFSELLVTGGDIPPVEQRQYLGYINEQAALVSGIVADLLDISRIEMGQGFSLKRRPCDLVALIRRKVAAHIVGTRRHSFRLLLPETPVPAVVDADKVAQVLDNVLSNAVKYSPGGGVVEVRLRPGQDAHEVSVRDNGMGMSPEQLSRVFEKFYRGDASNTGIPGTGLGMSIVKHLIEAHGGEVAVESAKDVGTTVRFTLPTGASEPADHPEPADHPGPAGPPGSPGPTGPPGSPGPTGPPGSPGPAGPPGSPGPAGPAGA; this is encoded by the coding sequence ATGGATCAGGGGCAGGTGCGCATACTGTTGTTCGAGGACGACTCCGGCGATGCCAGGCTGTTCAGGCTGCTGCTTGCCGGGTCGGGCCTGCGGCATGCCATCGAGCGGGCGGAAACGCTGGCCGAGGGCCTTGCCCTGCTGGGCGGCGGCGCATTCGACGTGGCCCTGCTGGATCTCAGCCTGCCCGACAGCCAGGGGTGGGACACCCTGGGCAGCCTGGTTTCGTACGCGCCGGAACTGCCCGTCATCGTGCTGACCGGGCTTTCCAGCCCCACCTTCGCCGAAGAGGCCGTGGCGCGCGGCGCGCAGGACTACCTGCGCAAGGGCGAGGTGGCCGAGGGGCTCATCGTCCGTACCATCCGCTACGCCATCGACCGCAAGCGGGCGGAGGGCGCCCTGCGTCAGCACCGCCAGCGTCTGGAGACCATCATCAGCGCCAACCCGGACGGCATGCTGGTGGTGGACGCCGATGCCCTGGTGCGCTTCGCCAACCCTGCGGCGCTGGCCATGCTGGGACGCGGCCTGCCCGATTTGCCAGGCCTGCTGGGGCAGCCTTCGCCGGTGCCGGTGCGCGACGACGAACTGGACCTGTGCGGCGACGGCGACAATCCCTGCCTGGTGGAGGTGCGCACCGCCCCGGTGACCTGGGACGACGCCCCGGCCACCCTGGTATCCCTGCGCGACATCACCGCCCAGCGCCAGGCGGAGCGTGCCCTGCGCGAGGCCGAACTGCGCTACCGCACCATTTTCGAGCATTCGCTCGACGGCATTTCCGTCTACGAGCATCGCGACGACGGCAGCGCCCCCCGGCTGGTGGATTGCAACCGGGGCTACGAGCGCATGGCCGGGCGCACCCGCGACGACCTGCGCGACATGGACGACGTGCGCCGGTTGCAGGTGTATCTGGGGGGGCGCAAATCCCCGGAGCCCTTCCGTGACGACGGCGGGCTGCGCGGCCCGCAGAGCGCCGTGTATTCGTGGCTGCGGCCCGACGGGCGCGAGAACTGGATAGAATCGGTTTCCGTGCCCGTGCGCGATGGCGACAGGGTGCTGGTCTTCGGCATCGGGCGCGACGTCAGCCGCCGCCGCAAGCAGGAAGAGGCCTTGCAGCAGAGCGAGGCGCGCTTTCGCGCCGTGTTCGAGCATGCCCCCCTGGGGGTGTTCATCACGGATCATGACGGCAGCTACGTCAAGACCAACCGGCTGTTCAACGTGCTGCACGGCTTTGCCGCGGCGGAACTGCCATTGGGGCACTTTTCGGAACTGGTCTACGGGCACGAGGCGGGCGACGTGCGCGCGCTGTTCGCCGAACTGCACAGGGGAGAGCGCAACGGCTTCTTTCTGGAAACGCGGCATTTGCGGCGCGACGGCACGGTCTTTCCCGTGCGGCTGGCCGTGGCGGCCATCCGGGGGCGCAAGGCCGACCTGCAATACGCAGTGGGCATGCTGGAGGACATCAGCGAACGCCGCGCCGCCGAGGCGGAACTGCAAGGCTATCGCGCCCGGCTCGAGAACATGGTGCTGGAGCGCACCCGCGACCTGGAGCAGGCCCTTGGCACGGCGGAGTCCCACCGGGAGAAGATCGACCTCATCCTGCGTTCCGTGTCCGAGGGGCTGCTGGTCACCGACCCCGACCACCGGGTGTTGCTGACCAACCCGGCGGCGGAGGACATCCTGGGCCTTGCCGCCCCCGGCGATCTCGTGGCCGAGGCGGTGGCCGATCTCATAGAGGACGTGCCGCTGCGCAAGCGGCTGGTGCAGTGCCTGGACGACACCATGGGCGGCGCGCCCTGTCAGTTCGGCTTTTCGCGTCCCACGGAAGCGGGTGGCGTGCACCACTACACGGCCAGCACCTCGGAGGTGCGCGATGCGGGCGGCGGGCGCACCGGGGTGGTCACCGTGCTGCACGACGTGACCAGCGAGCGCGAACTGGACCGCATGAAGAGCGAATTCCTGACCACGGCCGCGCACGAGTTGCGCACCCCGCTCACCACCATCCTGGGGTTTTCGGAACTGCTGGTCACCGGGGGCGACATTCCCCCCGTGGAGCAGCGCCAGTACCTTGGCTACATCAACGAGCAGGCCGCGCTGGTCTCCGGCATCGTGGCGGACCTGCTGGACATTTCACGCATCGAGATGGGGCAGGGCTTCAGCCTCAAGCGCAGGCCGTGCGACCTGGTGGCGCTGATACGGCGCAAGGTGGCCGCGCACATCGTGGGCACGCGCCGCCATTCGTTCCGGCTGCTGCTGCCCGAAACGCCGGTGCCCGCCGTGGTGGACGCGGACAAGGTGGCCCAGGTGCTCGACAACGTGCTGAGCAACGCCGTCAAGTATTCCCCCGGCGGTGGCGTGGTGGAGGTGCGGCTGCGGCCCGGGCAGGACGCGCACGAAGTCAGCGTGCGCGACAACGGCATGGGCATGAGCCCGGAACAGCTTTCGCGGGTGTTCGAGAAGTTCTATCGGGGCGATGCCTCGAATACCGGCATACCCGGCACGGGCCTGGGCATGAGCATCGTGAAGCATCTCATAGAGGCGCATGGCGGCGAAGTGGCGGTGGAAAGCGCCAAGGACGTGGGCACCACGGTGCGCTTTACGTTGCCGACCGGCGCGTCCGAACCGGCCGACCACCCCGAACCGGCCGACCACCCCGGGCCGGCAGGGCCACCCGGCTCACCCGGACCGACAGGGCCACCCGGCTCACCCGGACCGACAGGGCCACCCGGCTCACCCGGGCCGGCAGGGCCACCCGGCTCACCCGGACCGGCTGGACCGGCTGGCGCGTGA